In a single window of the Paenibacillus sp. MMS20-IR301 genome:
- a CDS encoding CocE/NonD family hydrolase — protein sequence MSKRGGIAVIIVLLILLGAGLYVLRQNTFDMTIQPVEISTPQGKLTGMLTLPENAAGSKPGLVLFIHGDGPVDASHNDGYKPLWERLASLGYASLSLNKRGINGSDGSWLEQSIEDRVEEARQALAWARAQPFIDSGRIGVWGASQAGWVIPQLAAEEPLAFSILVSPAINWQQQGAYNTRQQMMKDGYTAEEIAQRITYEQQVNELLQRGADYAQYTEMTDPGERMSAERWSFVRRNFLADAAGELHNFKTPVLLLLGEEDVNVDVEQTEQVYRGKIRPASLLTVQRFPDTEHSMLPVRTADSPLRAFMISLFAPRRITVDGYMSAIESFLSKKSK from the coding sequence CTGAGTAAGAGAGGCGGGATCGCAGTCATTATTGTGCTGCTGATCCTGCTGGGTGCGGGTCTTTACGTACTGCGGCAAAATACTTTTGATATGACCATACAGCCTGTAGAAATTTCTACTCCCCAGGGCAAACTGACCGGCATGCTTACGCTGCCTGAGAACGCGGCCGGCAGTAAGCCGGGTCTGGTGCTTTTCATTCATGGTGACGGGCCGGTGGATGCCTCCCATAATGACGGTTATAAACCGCTCTGGGAGCGGCTTGCCTCCCTCGGCTATGCCTCTCTGTCGCTCAACAAAAGAGGGATTAATGGCTCGGACGGCAGCTGGCTTGAACAGAGTATTGAAGACAGGGTGGAGGAAGCGCGCCAGGCGCTGGCCTGGGCCAGAGCGCAGCCGTTCATTGACAGCGGACGGATTGGCGTCTGGGGAGCAAGCCAGGCAGGCTGGGTCATTCCGCAGCTTGCGGCGGAGGAACCCCTTGCATTCAGCATTCTGGTCTCACCGGCCATCAACTGGCAGCAGCAGGGCGCTTACAACACCCGGCAGCAAATGATGAAGGACGGTTATACTGCAGAGGAGATCGCGCAGCGGATCACCTACGAGCAGCAGGTAAATGAGCTATTGCAGCGGGGGGCGGACTATGCGCAATATACGGAAATGACGGACCCGGGTGAAAGGATGTCTGCAGAACGCTGGTCCTTCGTCCGCCGGAACTTTCTGGCCGACGCTGCGGGTGAGCTGCACAACTTTAAGACTCCGGTGCTCCTGCTGCTTGGCGAGGAGGATGTGAATGTGGATGTGGAGCAGACGGAGCAGGTGTACCGCGGGAAGATCCGCCCGGCCTCGCTGCTCACGGTTCAGCGGTTCCCGGACACCGAGCACTCCATGCTCCCGGTGCGGACGGCGGATTCTCCGCTGCGCGCATTCATGATCAGCCTGTTTGCGCCACGGCGGATTACGGTTGATGGCTATATGTCGGCGATTGAGTCGTTTTTGAGTAAAAAGAGTAAATAG